Part of the Bacillus cabrialesii genome is shown below.
CAGTAAAAGAATGTGTCGTCACCTTCAAAGCCGGTTTTATATAATGATTTGAGCCATTTATATCCGATCTCATAACGGCCGACAAGCGCCAACGTGGCACCCAGTTTATAGCGCTGTTCCAATAGCATCGGATAGACATTAGAAAGCTGATCGCTCAATTCCGCCACTTTTTCATCTTCTCTTTCATAATAGTAGAAAACGAGAAGATTACATAAGGCGTGAAGATTTCCTTCATTATGACTGAGCACTTGATAAGCGGTTTGCTTCGCTTTTACGATGTTGCCCGAATAGAAATAGGCAAGCGCCAGATTATTGTATGCTGACCAAAGCTCCGGATAATCGGCTGTGATTTCCTCAAGCGCCGCAACCGCTTCAGCAAGCTGGCCGCTTTCCAGCAGTGACTTTGCCCGATCCTGTTTCATCAGCAATTCATCCTGATCATATAAAGAATCTTCAGTCCCGCCGTCTCCTAAATCGAGCAATTCAAGCAGACTGTCGTTTTCATCAGCGAATTCCCCGTCCGGATCCGCATCTGAATAAGCGGCCGCTTCTTTATACGCTTCTTGAAAGAGTCCCAGATGCGCAAAGTTATTCGCTTTAAAGTAATGGCACTCCGGCATTTCGGCCTCCAGATTCGCCATGATATAGTCAAGAAGATCGTTCGACTCTTGATATTGGCCCATTTCTGAATAAATGACCGCAAGCTGCGAAAGCATCTCTGAATCCTCCGGCTCCAAATGAACCGCGCGCTGAATCAGTTTGCTTGCCCGTTTCAGATTGCGCTCTTTATACGCTTTCAAGCCTTTATGAAAAAAATATTGTCCATCTTGAAGCAGCTGGACAATTTGTGCGTGATTTTTATGTTCAGAAGTGTGTTTTCCCACAACTACCCTCCGTTTTATACAATGTTACCGTCAGTAGTATACCATAAATCGTCAGCCCCTCAATAGTTCAAAAGGAAGGATTGGGAAAATCCCTCCGCTTTTTACTGGCTGATTCGACCAAAATTTACCCGGCTTTGTTTTCTAAATCTGCGTTCATTTTTAGCTGTTGTTCAGCAAAATCTCTATATAGATCATGGGAAGCCATTAATTCATGATGTGTTCCCCGTCCGGTAATTTCTCCTTTTTCAACAAACAAAAGCTGGTCCGCGTCTACAACAGTAGATAAGCGGTGAGCGATGACGATCGTTGTACGGCCCTCCATCAGCACGTCAAGCGCCTGCTGGACTGATTTTTCAGATTGGCTGTCGAGGCTTGAAGTGGCTTCATCCAGCATAAGAATGCTCGGATCTCGGAGAAGCGCTCTCGCAATCGCGATTCTTTGCCTCTGTCCGCCTGACAGCATAATACCGCGTTCTCCCACCTCTGTATCAAGCTGATTCGGCAGTTCCTTAATAAAATTGAGCGCGTATGCCATCTCTGCGGCTTTTTCGACTTCGGCATCCGTTACATCACGTTCTAACCCGTAGCAAATATTTTCTCTGATTGTCCCCGACATTAACGGACTTTCCTGTGACACATACCCGATGTGCTCCCGCCACGATTCAAGCGAGTAAGTGTCAATCGGCTCGTCCCCCAGCCGAATGATCCCTGCAGTTGGAGAATAAAAACGTTCAAGCAGTTTAAACAGCGTCGTTTTCCCGCCGCCGCTCGGACCGACAATCGCTGTTACTTTCCCAGCTTCAATGACAGCGCTGATCTCTTTCAAGATCAACTGATCAGGCTTATATCCAAAAGACACACGATCAAGCTGAATAGGCAGATGTGCGTTTTCGATTTGTTTTCCTGTGACCGTATCTTCCTCTTCCTCTGCTAAAATCTCAATCATCCGTTCTGTTGCGCCGATTGATTTTTGCAGCTGTGTGAAGAACGTTGTAATTTGGCCCATCGGCATAATAATTTGGAACAAATATAAAATAAAAGCCACGAGCGCCCCTGCGGTCAGCTCGCCGGATGATACCTGCATGCCGCCGTATCCGATAACCGCCACAAGCGCTGCCATTAACACGAGTGAAATAAGCGGGCCGACAAAAGACTGAACCTTGGCTTCGCGAACTCCTAGTTTAAATAATGAAGAAATCCCCGTCTTCCCGCGCCCATATTCGACATCCTCCGCATTTGAAGCCTTAACGAGTCTGATTTCCGGGAGAATTTGATTCAGCAGGCCTGTAAAACGGGCTGTTTCATCTTGGGTTTCCCGGGAAATGGAGAACATTTTCCGACCAATCGGCATTAAGATAAGAGCGGCCAGCGGAACGACCACTAACACAAGTAGCGTCAGCTTCCAGTTCATAATAAATAAGATGGTCAGTGATCCAATGACAGAAATGATGCCTGTAATAAATCCGCTGATATGGGTCGTGATCAGTTCTTTGACCACCATCGTATCATTCGTTACCCGGCTGATCGTTTCTCCGGAAGCGTTGGTATCAAAATAAGAGACAGGAAGTTTAATTAATTTCTTCCATAATAAATCCCTCAACCCGGAGATGATTTTTTGTCCGTTATAGTTAAGCGCATATGTGGCATAAGCGCTTAAACCAGCTTGAACGAAAAAAACTAGCGCGATGAGTCCGATTTGCATGCTTGACAGATTTGACATAGAAAATCCATCGACAAGCTGCTTTGTCAATAATGGAATCAGCAGGCTGACCAGTGTGGTCACAATACTGAGAACCAGCGCAAAGGCAAGCTTTCCATAAGAAGGATTAGTCCGCTTTACTAATGCAAAAAAGGGTTTCAATTTACTCTTAGATTTTTGTTGCTGGGTTGGCATATATTTTTCCTCCTGTTTCAGCGTTCAGGTGAAATGACATAGCAAAAGGATGATTTTTACTCTTACTCAATCATATCAATGGCGAGAGACTTTTTCAGTATATTTTTGCCGTAATGAAAATAAAAATCTCCTACTCTTTGATTGAATAGGAGACGTGTAAGACTATGCATCCTTAACAGGCTTCTTTTTTCTGTAAGTCAATGTCACATCCTGCTGTCGCAGGTCTTCAATAATCATTTTATACCGGTCAACTTTTGCGGTATGTTCTTCTTTTATCGTTTGAAGGGCGGCTTTTTGTTTTTCGCTTTTTGATTCCAGCTCTTTTTTTATTTTTTTGACGATCAGCCCTTTTTGCCCTTTGATTTCTTCTTTTAATGAAGACTCAAACTTTTTAGTCAAGCTGAGAAAGTCGTTGATCGGTTTATTGAGGCTGCCCGCTTTCTCCTTCATTTCGTCATGGGTAAGAAACATATAGGTGGTTGATACAATTTCTGTTTCACTTTCTGAAAATAAGGAAGTCACTCTTTCCATTCCTCCTAAGCCTGAAAATCAAATAACTGAGAAATCATTTCTTCTTTTTCAAACAGCTTTTCGATACTCTCACGAATGTTTTTGATAAAATCTCTTTTTTCTGTTGTCTGTTTTTTTAATTCAGCAACGACTCCATCATTAGCAGGGAGCGCACCTGTGTGGAACGATTCATGAACTGAGATTTTTTCTAATTTATCAAATGTGTGGCTGAAACCGGCTGCAAGCCGGAATTGAAGATCGAAGGCATAATGCGAAGGATTTTCTTCCATATGATGAATAGCCGTGGTGATCGCCTGTTTTTTGTCTATGAAATCTTCGTCGATTTCCTGACTGTAAACCTTCTGGTACTTAGAAATCGCATCTTCCATATCTTCAACGATCTTCATACCGTTTTGATAGATTCTGACAGCGGAAGAGATATTGACTTTAATCGTTTCCCCCGAGCCGCTCTTCCCTGTAAAGTAAATATCGGAGCCTTTATAGCTGAAGCCTTTTTCCTTTGATAGTGCGTTTAGCATTTGAACGATGCTGTGGCCGTCGACGATGAGTTTTAATGCGTCTTTTGTCTCTTTGTCGAGTGTTTCTATCGAGGACAAAATTGATTTTACATACTCCACTATTTCACCAACGTCTTTTAAAGCTTGCATAAATTGACCATGCTTTAGATGGTCAATGAAAAGTTCATACCGAGATTCTATGCCTCGCATACTCGCATTAATATTCGTTAATTCTTTTTTGATCACTTTCTTTTGCGTTTCATCGATATACCCATTTTCAGCTAGCTGATCTACGACCGGTCCGCTGTTTCCCAATAAGGTATGGAGAAAACCTAAAAACGCTGGCAAATTCTCTTTAATTCGACCATACATTCGCTTAACGTCATCAAAGTTTTCATAAATGACACTCGCTTTCGCTAAAGCACCATCTGTATACTTCACTTTATCTATCAGCTCTATGTCAATCCCGCTGGCTG
Proteins encoded:
- a CDS encoding tetratricopeptide repeat protein, translating into MGKHTSEHKNHAQIVQLLQDGQYFFHKGLKAYKERNLKRASKLIQRAVHLEPEDSEMLSQLAVIYSEMGQYQESNDLLDYIMANLEAEMPECHYFKANNFAHLGLFQEAYKEAAAYSDADPDGEFADENDSLLELLDLGDGGTEDSLYDQDELLMKQDRAKSLLESGQLAEAVAALEEITADYPELWSAYNNLALAYFYSGNIVKAKQTAYQVLSHNEGNLHALCNLLVFYYYEREDEKVAELSDQLSNVYPMLLEQRYKLGATLALVGRYEIGYKWLKSLYKTGFEGDDTFFYWLSCSAYFTGHTEFAETIWRKVESQYPGEDRPAPWIERREALPSSVEQRLAAYYISSTKGETEHLEAVIRSKRITAPFENHFVKLLLNGDSAAPDVSEDALFAYQTVKLLEQAEKEEMKTEVMSCWVFHVIQQIRAAAPLKNEKGWAAAICYIWKEAHGKHDTKKDTAARFGISPATLTKYMKYIDDILE
- the bmrA gene encoding multidrug resistance ABC transporter ATP-binding protein/permease BmrA, with amino-acid sequence MPTQQQKSKSKLKPFFALVKRTNPSYGKLAFALVLSIVTTLVSLLIPLLTKQLVDGFSMSNLSSMQIGLIALVFFVQAGLSAYATYALNYNGQKIISGLRDLLWKKLIKLPVSYFDTNASGETISRVTNDTMVVKELITTHISGFITGIISVIGSLTILFIMNWKLTLLVLVVVPLAALILMPIGRKMFSISRETQDETARFTGLLNQILPEIRLVKASNAEDVEYGRGKTGISSLFKLGVREAKVQSFVGPLISLVLMAALVAVIGYGGMQVSSGELTAGALVAFILYLFQIIMPMGQITTFFTQLQKSIGATERMIEILAEEEEDTVTGKQIENAHLPIQLDRVSFGYKPDQLILKEISAVIEAGKVTAIVGPSGGGKTTLFKLLERFYSPTAGIIRLGDEPIDTYSLESWREHIGYVSQESPLMSGTIRENICYGLERDVTDAEVEKAAEMAYALNFIKELPNQLDTEVGERGIMLSGGQRQRIAIARALLRDPSILMLDEATSSLDSQSEKSVQQALDVLMEGRTTIVIAHRLSTVVDADQLLFVEKGEITGRGTHHELMASHDLYRDFAEQQLKMNADLENKAG
- a CDS encoding DUF6792 domain-containing protein, whose product is MGSKNIFENENIKLRFINLEYSYKQKFASSDPKVIQEAKKDFEADIRRIYKEETHQELTQNIEIYTSKELVHQNKESGYDGTAIHIADKKHEVNQLHIISEGSADNKDWTYNFFGLFLGMDDSQYNATKEFTREAKKKAGKDDSLKTYSMGHSLANNNQVMVQLIDGEYDEVYGVNGAQISIDHLLKADDHLRYTMIKKFRVNTFKELNSIPKDDLKKAITKYYNDKGVTANITQRISKDDPLYGASGKADFVTFGDVKMTDTNTSLEGIRNIMDGIPDEDVRAIQEFLQKYKDDYEKDGLNGFIKAASGIDIELIDKVKYTDGALAKASVIYENFDDVKRMYGRIKENLPAFLGFLHTLLGNSGPVVDQLAENGYIDETQKKVIKKELTNINASMRGIESRYELFIDHLKHGQFMQALKDVGEIVEYVKSILSSIETLDKETKDALKLIVDGHSIVQMLNALSKEKGFSYKGSDIYFTGKSGSGETIKVNISSAVRIYQNGMKIVEDMEDAISKYQKVYSQEIDEDFIDKKQAITTAIHHMEENPSHYAFDLQFRLAAGFSHTFDKLEKISVHESFHTGALPANDGVVAELKKQTTEKRDFIKNIRESIEKLFEKEEMISQLFDFQA